In Desulfosediminicola ganghwensis, a single window of DNA contains:
- a CDS encoding general secretion pathway protein GspB, whose amino-acid sequence MSYILDALKKSDNERQQGTIPDLQSRHSVYPEFSKRRKKKPKTLWVVLLTTVFVVSSGAIFWYVVPYLPFSLQITSKDSATAAEKIPAVQKNTAQKIVQSTPKTQVTEQLVPKPQVTEQPEPKPQVTEQPTPKTQIIEQPTPKTQITEQPIARQATGNSPSIADEPKEQPIQQPDVTLQPAPITPAKETSSENTDEKIIPRDSLPYLSELPADVRTDIPNLRFAAHTYSEQPEKRMIIVNNQIKRQGQWIDKGLLLEEITWEGVVLSFNGLRFQVITTQ is encoded by the coding sequence CACTGAAAAAATCTGACAACGAGCGGCAGCAGGGCACCATCCCAGACTTGCAGAGCCGACACTCGGTCTATCCGGAGTTCAGCAAAAGGCGGAAAAAAAAGCCCAAAACGTTGTGGGTTGTGCTGCTGACCACAGTCTTCGTCGTATCCTCAGGCGCTATCTTTTGGTATGTCGTTCCCTATCTGCCTTTCTCCCTGCAGATAACCTCAAAAGATTCTGCGACGGCCGCCGAGAAAATCCCGGCAGTTCAAAAAAATACGGCTCAAAAAATAGTACAATCGACACCGAAGACTCAGGTTACTGAGCAACTCGTACCGAAGCCCCAGGTTACTGAACAACCCGAACCGAAGCCCCAGGTTACTGAACAACCCACACCGAAGACCCAGATTATCGAACAACCCACACCAAAGACCCAAATCACCGAACAACCCATTGCCCGGCAAGCCACTGGCAATTCGCCCTCCATTGCCGATGAGCCAAAGGAGCAGCCAATACAACAGCCGGATGTAACCCTGCAACCTGCACCCATTACCCCGGCCAAAGAGACTTCTTCTGAAAACACGGATGAAAAAATTATCCCCAGAGACAGCCTGCCTTATTTAAGCGAACTCCCGGCTGATGTCCGCACAGATATCCCCAATCTTCGTTTTGCAGCCCATACCTATTCAGAACAGCCCGAAAAACGGATGATTATTGTCAATAACCAGATCAAGCGCCAGGGCCAGTGGATTGACAAGGGATTGTTACTTGAGGAGATCACCTGGGAAGGCGTAGTGCTGAGTTTTAACGGTCTCCGGTTTCAGGTCATCACCACCCAGTAG